The Skermanella rosea sequence CATCCGGCGGGGAACCGACATCCTCAAGGCCCTCGCCCTGGGAGCTTCCGCCGTGATGGTCGGCGAGCCGATCCTGCACGCCCTGGCCGTCGGCGGCGTCGCGGGAGTGGCGCATATGCTGACCATCCTGCAGACCGAACTGGAGGTCGCCATGGCGCTGACCGGACGGGCGCGCCTGACCGACATCGACCGGTCGGCGATCTGGACACCCTAACGGCTTGCGTCCCGCCTCAAAGAGCAATATGAGAATGTTTCGCATTCGCGATAACGGAGCAGCTTCGTCGGCCGGGGTATCGCCCGGCCGTCCTCGGCGGCCACTCGCCCGAGATCATCGCCCGGCACGGGCCCAGCATGGAAGGACAAGAGGATGGCATACCGCCCGATAGCCCCGTCATTGGCGGGGTTCGCGAAGATCCTATCCGTCGCCGCCGCGGTCTTCGCGTTGGCGCAGGCCGCGCCGGCCCTGGCCCAGGAGCGGATCGAGGTCGCCCACGCGCAGGGCAAGACGTCCGTTCCCCGCAACCCCGAGCGGGTCGTCGTCTTCGACCTGGCATCCCTCGACACCCTCGACGCGCTGGGCGTCGAGATCGACGGGGTGCCGGGCGGCCTGCTGCCGGACTACCTGTCCAAATACCGGTCCGACGACCATGCGAAGGTCGGGACGGTGTTCGAACCGGACTACGAGGCGGTCAACGCCCTCGCTCCCGACCTGATCGTCGTCGGCGGGCGCTCGTCGGCAAAATACAAGGAGCTGGCACGGATCGCGCCGACCATCGACATGACGGTGGATACGGGCGACTACATGGGCAGCGTCACCCGCAACGTCGAGCAGCTCGGCCGGATCTTCGGCAAGGAGAAGGAGGCGGAGACCAAGCTGGCGACGATCCGCCGCTCGATCGAGGAGCTGCGCGCCACCGCGTCGGGCATCGGCGAAGGGCTGCTGGTCCTGACCACGGGAGCCAAGATGAGCGCCTACGGCCCGGGATCGCGGTTCGGCATCCTGCACGACGTGTTCGCCGTGAAGCCTGCGGAGGAGAACCTCCAGGTCTCGCTGCACGGCCAATCGATCTCCTCCGAGTTCATCCTGGCGACGAACCCCGACTGGCTGTTCGTGATCGACCGCGATGCGGCGATCGGGTCGGGAAACTCCTCCGGGGCCGTGCTTGGCAACGAACTCGTGGCCCAGACCAAGGCCTGGAAGCAGGACAACGTCGTCTATCTGGACGCGGTGAACTGGTACCTGGTCGGCGGCGGGCTGATCTCACTCCAGGCCATGGTCGACCAGCTGTCCCAAGCCTTCGCGAAGAGCGGCTGACCGGCTCCGGGCACCGGCCGCGCCCAACCCGCTCCATCGGACTTCCATGACGAAATTCCTCCTCGCCGCGGCCGGCGTCGGCTTGCTGGCCGTCCTCAGCCTGTTCGTGGGGGCCACCCACCTGTCGCCGGCCACGCTGCTCGCCGCCGGGCCGGAGAGCGAGGCCGTGCGGGTGCTGCTGGCCAGCCGCATTCCCCGGACCATCGCCGTGATCCTGTCCGGGATGGCGATGGGCGTCAGCGGCCTGATCATGCAGCTGATCGTGCGAAACCACTTCGTCGAGCCCGGCACCGCCGGGACGGTGGAATCCGCGAGCCTGGGCATCCTGCTCGCGACGCTGCTGGCGCCCGGCATCGACCTGATCGGCAAGATGACGGTCGCGGCCCTGTGCGCCCTGGCCGGCACGGCCCTGTTCCTGTTCATCCTGAGCCGCATCCCCCTGCGCTCGGCCCTCCTGGTGCCGCTCATCGGCCTGATGCTGGGGGGAATATTCGACTCCGTCACGACCTTCTTCGCGTACCGCTACGACCTGCTGCAATCGCTGAACGCCTGGACCACGGGCGACTTCTCCGGCGTCCTGCGCGGCCGCTACGAACTGCTTTGGATCGCCTTCGCCCTGACCGCCGCCGCCTATCTGGCGGCCGACCGCTTCACGGTGGCCGGCATGGGCCGGGACTTCACGACCAACCTGGGAATGAACTACCGGCGGGCCATGTCCTTCGGGCTGGTCATCGTCTCCATGAGCACGGCCGTGGTCGTCGCGACGGTGGGGACGATCCCTTTCCTGGGGCTGATCGTGCCGAACCTGGTCAGCATGACCGTGGGCGACAACGCGCGCCGCGCGGTCCCCTGGGTGGCGCTGGGCAGTGCCGCGTTCGTCCTGGTCTGCGACCTGATCGGCCGGACCGTGCGCCACCCCTACGAGATCCCGGTGGGCACGATCGTCGGCGTCGTCGGGAGCGCGCTGTTCCTCTATCTCCTGCTCAGGAAGGGCGCCTCCGATGGTTAGGCCCGGCACGCCGACCCCGCGGCAGGCGCTGCTGCTCCTGGCCGTCGCCGCGCTGGCGGCGATCGCCGCCTTCATGACCCTCGGCGCCAGGGGGAACTGGGATTTCGTCCTGCCCTTCCGCGGGACCAAGGTCGCCGTGATGGTGCTGGTCGCCTATGCCGTCGCCGTCTCCACGGTGCTCTTCCAGACGGTGACCGGCAACCGCATCCTGACGCCGGCCATCATGGGTTTCGATTCGCTCTACGTGCTGATCCAGAGCTGCGCCGTCTTCCTGCTCGGATCGACCAACGTGGCGATGATCGACCATCGGCTGCGCTTCGGCGGGGAGGTCGCGGTGATGGTGGCCTTCTCCGTCGTCCTCTACGGCACGATCTTCTCCAGGAGCCGGCGCGACCTGCACCTGCTGATCCTGGTCGGCATCGTCTTCGGCATCTTCTTCCGGAGCTTGGCGAACTTCCTCCAGCGGCTGATCGATCCGGCCGAGTTCGCCTTCCTCCAGGACCGCTTCTTCGCCAGCTTCAACTCGGTCGAAAGCGACCTGCTGGCGACGGCCGCCCTCCTCGTCGCCGCGGTGTCGCTCGTCGCGTGGCGCATCATGCACAGTTTCGACGTGCTGGCCCTGGGGCGGGAGCGGTCGATCAGCCTGGGGGTCGACCATCGGCGCATGGTGACGATCGTCCTGGTGCTGGTGGCGGTGCTGGTGTCGGTATCGACGGCGCTGGTCGGCCCGATCACCTTCTTCGGCCTGCTGGTGGCGAACCTCGCCTATCTGGCGGTCCCGTCGGGCAAGCACCGCTTCGTGCTTCCGGCCGCCGTGCTGCTCGCGGTCATCGCCCTGGTCGGCGGGCAGACGATCCTGGAACGGATCTTCGCCTTCGACACCAATCTTCGGATCATCATCGAGTTCCTGGGAGGAATCGTGTTCATCAGCCTAGTCGTACAGGGAAAGGCCCGATGATCGAGGCGAAGGACGTCACCAAGCGCTATGACGGCACCGTCGTCGTCAGGGACGTGTCGCTGAGCCTGCCGGCGGGCGGCGTCATCTCCATCATCGGCCCGAACGGAGCGGGGAAATCGACACTGCTGTCCATGATCAGCCGCCTGCTGCCGATGTCCGCCGGCACGGTGACGGTCGACGGGCTGGACGTGACCCGGACGCCGAGCGCCGTCCTGGCGCAGCGCCTCTCCATCCTGCGCCAGGACAACCATATCTCCTCGCGGCTGACGGTCCGCGACCTGGTGGAATTCGGGCGCTATCCCTATTCGAAGGGCCGCCTGACCGAGGCCGACCGCGCGCATGTGGAGCGGGCGATCGACCATCTCGGCCTCGGCGCCCTGTCCGGCCGCTTCCTGGACCAGCTTTCCGGAGGGCAGCGACAGCGCGCCTTCGTCGCGATGGTGCTGTGCCAGGACACCGACTATGTCCTGCTGGACGAGCCGCTCAACAATCTGGACATGCGGCATGCCGTTTCCATGATGAAGCAGGTCCGGCGCTTCGCCGACGAGCTGGGCAAGACGATCGTGCTGGTCCTCCACGACATCAACTTCGCGTCCTGCTATTCGGACCACATCGTCGCCATGCGCGACGGCGAGGTGCTGTTCCAGGGACCGCCCGAGGCGGTCATCCGCGAGGAGGTGCTGGAGGCCGTCTATGATCTCCCCATGACGGTGCAGGTCGTCGAGGGCAAGCGGATCTGCGTCTATTTCACCTGACCTTCCCCCCCCTGGGCCGGCCCGGACCCGGGCAGACCCGTTGCGCCGCCCCGGACCGTCGTCTAACGTCCCGGGATGAGCACCATCATACTCCTCGCCGCATCGTTTCCTGCCGAACTCAAGGACAGGATCACCGGGATCACCGGGAACGGGTCCCGCTGCAGGGTGGCGGGCCCGTTCGACCCGCCGACCGGGGCCGCCCTCTCGCCCGGCGACGCGGCGGCCGTCCGCGTGCTGGTCACCATGGGAACCCTGAAGACCGACGCGGAGGTGATGGCCCGCCTGCCCTCGCTCGGCCTGATCTGCTGCTACGGCACCGGCTACGAGGGTGTCGACCTGGAGGAGGCGCGCAAGCGCGGGATCATGGTCACGCACAGCCCGGCGGCCAACGCCCCGGCGGTCGCGGACCACGCGATGGCGCTGCTGCTGGCCGCCGGCCGGCGGATCGCCCTGGCCGACAGGTTCGTCCGCGACGGGCTGTGGAGCGGCCATTCCGCGGCGCGCATGCCGCTGGTGCGCGGGCTGACCGGGCGCAGGATCGGCGTGTTCGGCTTCGGCGCGATCGGCAGGCGGATCGCCGACCGCGCCGCCGCGTTCGAGGCGGAGGTGGCCTATCACAACCGGTCGCGCAAGCCCGACGTGCCGTACGCCTTCCACGAGACGCTGGAATCGCTGGCGGACTGGGCCGACGTGCTGATGATCGCGGCGCGGTCGGATGCCGGCAACCGCCACCGGGTCAACCGCGAGGTGATGAAGGCGCTGGGTCCGGACGGCATCGTGGTCAACATCGCGCGCGGGTCGATCGTGGACCAGGAGGCGCTGATCGACCTGCTCCGGTCGGGCGAGCTGGGCGGCGCCGGGCTCGACGTGTTCGAGCACGAACCCGCGGTGCCCGACGCCCTGAGGGCCATCCCGCACGCGGTGCTGACCCCGCATATCGGGGGCGGCACCCACGAGGCCCACGCGGCGATGCAGGGCCTGGTCGCCGCCAACGTCGCGGCGTTCCTGGCCGGCGCTCCCGTCGTGACCCCCGTGCCCGAGATGGCCTGAAGCCGAGGGGTCCCGTCGGCAGCCCCCTGTCAGGCGCCGCGGTAGCGCACGTGGTCGATCAGGGCGCGCAGCTTGGGCGGGAGGTTCCGGCGGTCCGCGAAGTAGAGGAAGAAGCCCGGGAACGGCGGGCAGTATTCCTCCAGCACCGGCACCAGCTCCCCCCGGTCGAGATAGGGCCGGAACGTCTCCTCCATGCCGAAGGTCAGGCCGCCCCCGGCGCAGGCGGTCCGGATCATGAGCCACATGTCGTTGGTCGTGATCCTGGGGTTGACCGCCACGTCGAACTCCCGGCCATCCTCCTCGAACTCCCAGCGGTAGGGCGCCACCTCCGGGGCGGGGCGCCAGCCGATGCAGGAGTGCCGGGGCAGCTCTGTCGGATGGGACGGCGCGCCGAAGCGCTCCAGGTATGACGGCGCGGCCACCACGAGCTGGCGCTGGTCGCCCGAGACCGGCACCGCGATCATGTCCTGCTCGATGACCTCGCCAAGCCGGACGCCGGCATCGTAGCCTTCCGCGACGATATCGAACTCCTCGTCCGTCACGGTCACGTCGAGCTGAACGCCGGGATGGGCCTCGCAGAAGCCCGCGAGCAGCGGGCCGGAGATGAACCGCTCGGCGATCGAGGAGACCGCGAGCCGCAGCAGCCCCGTCGGCTTCGCCTCCCGGTCCCGGGCGGCATCGAGCGCGGTCCCGACCTCGGCGATGGCCGGAGCGACGCGCCGGTAGAGCTGCGCGCCGGCCTCGGTCAGGCTGACGCTGCGCGTCGTCCGCTGCACCAAGGCCACGCCCAGCCGGTCTTCCAGGCGCCGGATCGACTGGCTGACGGCGGGCCGGGTCACGCCCATCCGCTCCGCGGCGGCGCGGAAGCTTCCGGCGTCCGCGACCGCGAGGAACACGGATACGAGGTTCAGATCGGTGGTCATTGGTTAGCGGTGCTTACCAAGCTGTTCAGGATTGGGCGAATTGTCCCACGGATCGGCCCGTTATACCTGTGTTCCCGACGAAACATGGAGACCATGAACCATGGAGACGGGGACGATGACCTCTCTGGACAGCTATCGCCTTCTCGGCCGCTCCGGCCTCCGGGTGTCGCCGCTGGCGCTCGGCACCATGACCTTCGGCCAGGACTGGGGCTGGGGCGCCGACGCGGGAGAAGCCCGCCGGATCTTCGACCTGTATGTCGATCGCGGCGGCAACTTCGTCGATACGGCGGTGAACTATACGGATGGCGCCTCCGAGCGCATCACGGGCGAATTCATCAAGGACAAGCGCGAGCGCATCGTGCTCGCGACCAAGTTCACCATGGCGCGGGAGCCGGGCAACCCGAACGCGGGCGGCAACCACCGGCTCAACATGGTGCGCTCGGTGGAGCAGAGCCTGCGGCAGCTCGGCACCGACCGCATCGACCTGCTGTACCTGCACGCCTGGGACATGACGACGGGCCCCGAGGAGGTGATGCGCGGGCTGGACGACCTCGTCCGGTCGGGCAAGATCCACTATGCCGGCATCTGCAATACGCCGGCCTGGCGCGTCGCCCAGATGCAGGCGATCGCCGACCTGCGCGGCTGGTCGCCTTTCGTGGCGCTCCAGATCGAATACAGCCTGGTCGAGCGCACGGTCGAGCATGAGCTGATCCCGATGGCGGCGGCGCTGGGCATGGGCGTGCTCCCCTGGTCGCCGCTGGGCGGCGGCGTGCTGACCGGCAAATATGCCCGCTCGGACGCCATGGACTCGGGCGACGCTTCCGTGGCGCCGACCCGCAAGGGGGTGATCGCCTCGTCCGGGCACCTCACCGCGCGGTCGATCGGGATCGCCGAAACGGTCCGGGCCGTCGCCGACGAGATCGGGGCGACCCCGTCCCAGGTGGCGATCGCCTGGACGCTCGCGAACCCGGCGGTCACCTCGCCCATCCTGGGCGCGCGCACGGTCGCGCAGGCGGAGGACAACCTGGGCGCCCTCGATTTGGCGCTGTCGCCCGAGCATATCGAACGGCTCGACCGGGCGAGCGCGCCGGAACCGATCTTCCCCGCCCGCTTCGTCGGCCGGCCCATGGTCCGGCAGCTCATCTTCGGCGGCGCGTCCGTCGGCCGGCGGGGCTGACCCTGCACCCGGAGCAAACGAAACAAGGAGCAAGAAGCTATGAGCCCCAAGGCATATCCCACACTGGCATGGTGCGTGTCCTTCGCGATGGTCTCGGCCCTCGGGTCGAGCGCGGTGATCGCCGGCACAGGGACGGGCAAGGCGGAAGACCACAACAGGCGCGTCGTGACGGAAGCCTTCGACCGCTGGGCGGCGGGCGGAACATCCTTCTTCGATGATGTGCTCGCCGAGACGGTCGTGTGGAGGATCGAGGGATCCGGCCCGAGCGCCGGGGTCTTCCGGGGCCGCGAGACCTTCGTGAAGGAGGCCGTCCTGCCCTTCACGACCCGGCTTTCCACCCCGGTGCGGCCGACGGCCTCGACCGTCTGGGCCGACGGCGACCATGTGATCGCCCACTGGGAAGGCAGCGCCGTCGCCCGCGACGGCAGGGATTACAGCAACCGCTACGCCTGGATCCTGCGCATGCAGGACGGCAAGGCGGTGGAGGTGACGGCCTTCCTCGACCTCGCCCCGTACGACGACGTCCTGCGGCGGATTCCCGCGCCCTGAGCGGCGGGATGAGGGGCGGAACCGAAGGAGTTGGATGTCAGGCCCGGTGGCGACACGATGCGGCGATCAGCGCCACTCGCGTCCCACTGGGGCGTCGTCAAAGCCCTCGGGCAGGTTTTCCGAGGTTATGCCGGCGATCAACTCGTCCAGGCCGTAGCGGGGCTTCGCCGGCTGGAGGATCACGGTACCGGATTCCACGACCACTTCGACCGCCACGCCTTCGCGCAGCCCGGCCTGTTCAAGCACCTGCTTCGGCAGGCGCACCGCGAGGCTGTCGCCCCAGCGAACGACTTCGGTACGCAAGATACTCTCCGCCTGTTGATACAATGAACATGCGCCGGGGCGATCTCAGGGTCCAGCGGAACCCTCGCGGTCCGCGTGCCGGTCATGCCAGCGGACCATTGTTATTGGCTCAAGGCCGAACTTCGCAACCAAACAGGATGAATCTTCGGATTCTAAGTAATATGAATGTTGTTGGTAGCGTGATGAATCTAGATTATAGATGGGTAGAAGTATAGAAAATTGGATTTGGTTAGGTTACACCCTCCCGACCTGCCGCCCGTTCACCATTAGGATCTGCCTTCATGACCGGCCTTGTCGATGCCGCAGTTCTAGCTTTGGCGCCAGCCGTGACGAAGCTCCTGACGAAAGCATACCTGGGCGACAAGGCCGCGGAAATTACGGGTCCACTGGCTCAGGTACTGAGCAGCCGGTTCGGTGAGATGCGCAAACAGCGGGAGTTGGCCCGTAAGCTTGAGAGCCTTGCCGACCATGTGGTGACCGAACTGGCTCTCGCGCTCGAAAGTGAGCGGATCCAGCCGGCCACATTCGAAGGCATCGCAAAGGAGATTGAGGCGGCCTTGGAGAGTCGTCTCAAAGCGCATTGGCTGCTTGAGCGAAATCTGGCCGCATCACAGATCCGGGATGCGCTTTTCGAGGCGCACTCGCTGCCGCCGGCGCAGTATGACCAAGCCGAACAACAGGTCTACGGCCGCTCCCTCGAATATCTGAGTCATATCCTCGCCCGCCTAGCTCCCGAACTTCCGGATTATGCCCGTGAACGGGATGCAGAAATACTGCGTCGGTTCGATGATTTGAACGGCTCGATTACCGGAGTCGGCAAGCAGTTGGCTTCCCGGCTCCCGGCGATCGACGACCTGCATCGGTGGGCACACGAGGATCGTGAATATCGGAAGAACAAGGGCGAGGGGTTCGCCGAGATTTACAGCCGGAGCCTTATCGAGCGTCTCGACTATGTGGAACTGATCGGCGTCGACGTGCATAAGCGTGCCCGACGAGCGAAACTGTCGGTAGCCTACATCGAGTTGGATATCGACCTGGAAAGCGGCGCGGAGGACGCGAGCGGATTCAGTCGGGGCTTTCAAAGCCTGCTCGACGGACTAACGCCGAATTCTCGGTGTCTATTGGTTCTGGGTCAGGCAGGCAGCGGCAAGAGCACGCTTCTGCGCTGGGCTGCGCTGACCGCCGCCGAGCGCAGGAGCCAAGCCGAACCGCCGGCGGACGGAGACCTGCGCTGGCGCGACAGGGTGCCACTGCTGCTTTACTTGCGCGATCTTCAATCGCCCAACCTTCCAACGCCTAACGATTGGCCTTTTCTGATCGACAGGGAATTACAGGCAAAGATACCGGAAAGCTGGGTCGAAGATATACTCGACGCCGGACAGGGGCTTGTCATGATA is a genomic window containing:
- a CDS encoding 2-hydroxyacid dehydrogenase → MSTIILLAASFPAELKDRITGITGNGSRCRVAGPFDPPTGAALSPGDAAAVRVLVTMGTLKTDAEVMARLPSLGLICCYGTGYEGVDLEEARKRGIMVTHSPAANAPAVADHAMALLLAAGRRIALADRFVRDGLWSGHSAARMPLVRGLTGRRIGVFGFGAIGRRIADRAAAFEAEVAYHNRSRKPDVPYAFHETLESLADWADVLMIAARSDAGNRHRVNREVMKALGPDGIVVNIARGSIVDQEALIDLLRSGELGGAGLDVFEHEPAVPDALRAIPHAVLTPHIGGGTHEAHAAMQGLVAANVAAFLAGAPVVTPVPEMA
- a CDS encoding AbrB/MazE/SpoVT family DNA-binding domain-containing protein, producing MRTEVVRWGDSLAVRLPKQVLEQAGLREGVAVEVVVESGTVILQPAKPRYGLDELIAGITSENLPEGFDDAPVGREWR
- a CDS encoding aldo/keto reductase, with product MTSLDSYRLLGRSGLRVSPLALGTMTFGQDWGWGADAGEARRIFDLYVDRGGNFVDTAVNYTDGASERITGEFIKDKRERIVLATKFTMAREPGNPNAGGNHRLNMVRSVEQSLRQLGTDRIDLLYLHAWDMTTGPEEVMRGLDDLVRSGKIHYAGICNTPAWRVAQMQAIADLRGWSPFVALQIEYSLVERTVEHELIPMAAALGMGVLPWSPLGGGVLTGKYARSDAMDSGDASVAPTRKGVIASSGHLTARSIGIAETVRAVADEIGATPSQVAIAWTLANPAVTSPILGARTVAQAEDNLGALDLALSPEHIERLDRASAPEPIFPARFVGRPMVRQLIFGGASVGRRG
- a CDS encoding nuclear transport factor 2 family protein is translated as MSPKAYPTLAWCVSFAMVSALGSSAVIAGTGTGKAEDHNRRVVTEAFDRWAAGGTSFFDDVLAETVVWRIEGSGPSAGVFRGRETFVKEAVLPFTTRLSTPVRPTASTVWADGDHVIAHWEGSAVARDGRDYSNRYAWILRMQDGKAVEVTAFLDLAPYDDVLRRIPAP
- a CDS encoding iron chelate uptake ABC transporter family permease subunit, which encodes MVRPGTPTPRQALLLLAVAALAAIAAFMTLGARGNWDFVLPFRGTKVAVMVLVAYAVAVSTVLFQTVTGNRILTPAIMGFDSLYVLIQSCAVFLLGSTNVAMIDHRLRFGGEVAVMVAFSVVLYGTIFSRSRRDLHLLILVGIVFGIFFRSLANFLQRLIDPAEFAFLQDRFFASFNSVESDLLATAALLVAAVSLVAWRIMHSFDVLALGRERSISLGVDHRRMVTIVLVLVAVLVSVSTALVGPITFFGLLVANLAYLAVPSGKHRFVLPAAVLLAVIALVGGQTILERIFAFDTNLRIIIEFLGGIVFISLVVQGKAR
- a CDS encoding iron ABC transporter ATP-binding protein, with protein sequence MIEAKDVTKRYDGTVVVRDVSLSLPAGGVISIIGPNGAGKSTLLSMISRLLPMSAGTVTVDGLDVTRTPSAVLAQRLSILRQDNHISSRLTVRDLVEFGRYPYSKGRLTEADRAHVERAIDHLGLGALSGRFLDQLSGGQRQRAFVAMVLCQDTDYVLLDEPLNNLDMRHAVSMMKQVRRFADELGKTIVLVLHDINFASCYSDHIVAMRDGEVLFQGPPEAVIREEVLEAVYDLPMTVQVVEGKRICVYFT
- a CDS encoding LysR family transcriptional regulator, which encodes MTTDLNLVSVFLAVADAGSFRAAAERMGVTRPAVSQSIRRLEDRLGVALVQRTTRSVSLTEAGAQLYRRVAPAIAEVGTALDAARDREAKPTGLLRLAVSSIAERFISGPLLAGFCEAHPGVQLDVTVTDEEFDIVAEGYDAGVRLGEVIEQDMIAVPVSGDQRQLVVAAPSYLERFGAPSHPTELPRHSCIGWRPAPEVAPYRWEFEEDGREFDVAVNPRITTNDMWLMIRTACAGGGLTFGMEETFRPYLDRGELVPVLEEYCPPFPGFFLYFADRRNLPPKLRALIDHVRYRGA
- a CDS encoding siderophore ABC transporter substrate-binding protein, encoding MAYRPIAPSLAGFAKILSVAAAVFALAQAAPALAQERIEVAHAQGKTSVPRNPERVVVFDLASLDTLDALGVEIDGVPGGLLPDYLSKYRSDDHAKVGTVFEPDYEAVNALAPDLIVVGGRSSAKYKELARIAPTIDMTVDTGDYMGSVTRNVEQLGRIFGKEKEAETKLATIRRSIEELRATASGIGEGLLVLTTGAKMSAYGPGSRFGILHDVFAVKPAEENLQVSLHGQSISSEFILATNPDWLFVIDRDAAIGSGNSSGAVLGNELVAQTKAWKQDNVVYLDAVNWYLVGGGLISLQAMVDQLSQAFAKSG
- a CDS encoding ABC transporter permease → MTKFLLAAAGVGLLAVLSLFVGATHLSPATLLAAGPESEAVRVLLASRIPRTIAVILSGMAMGVSGLIMQLIVRNHFVEPGTAGTVESASLGILLATLLAPGIDLIGKMTVAALCALAGTALFLFILSRIPLRSALLVPLIGLMLGGIFDSVTTFFAYRYDLLQSLNAWTTGDFSGVLRGRYELLWIAFALTAAAYLAADRFTVAGMGRDFTTNLGMNYRRAMSFGLVIVSMSTAVVVATVGTIPFLGLIVPNLVSMTVGDNARRAVPWVALGSAAFVLVCDLIGRTVRHPYEIPVGTIVGVVGSALFLYLLLRKGASDG